DNA sequence from the Myxococcus guangdongensis genome:
CCCCGCCCCGACAGCACCGGCGCGATTTCGCGCATCAGCTCCGCGGCGATGCCCTCCTTGCGCCGGGACAGGCACTCCTCCACGGACAGGTTGGCCACCAGCCTGCGCGCGGCGCCCACGAACATCTCGCTGAGCAGCTCCGCCAGCTTCTCCTGCGCCCGCTCCGGGAAGGAGAAGTTCAGCATGCGGAAGGCCACCAGCGGGTCCGCGATGCGGTACACCGCGAGCCCCGTCACCTGCACGCCCACCTTCTCGCTCGTCACCTGGTCCGCGGTGAAGTGCAGCCGCTGGATGCTGGTGGGAACAATCGCCACCGAGTCGCCCGGCAGCTTGAAGCAGCTGGCCCCCTGGCCGCTGATGTCGCGCACGCGGCCTCGGCGCATGTGGACCAGGAACTCGCTCGGCCGGGCGGTGATGAGCCCCCAGCGCTTCATCTTCTCCGGGTCCTCCGCGGGCTTCCCCGCGCGCCAGCCGTCCGAGTAACGGTTCTTATCCATCCCCCCACCGCCAGCCTCCATCCGGACGAGCTGTGCACGGCCCTGCTCCGACGAATCCGACGATTCCCTCACCCGCTTCGCGTTCGCGCTCATGCCTGCCTCCTGGCGGCGCACCCAGGTTGCAGCCCCCCGGCCAGCCCCACGCCCCTCGGGAAATCAGCCGCTTGCGTGCGGGGGAGCTTCCGAGCCGCCCCATTCCGGACCACCCCGCGCCAGGACGGCGCACCCGGGTTGATCCACCCCGGCGCAGCCGTTCCGACGCCGACATCCCCTCCTTCCGGCCAGTCCCAGCGGGTCTCTCGTGCGCCTTATGTTCGCTTGACCCGAGGGCACCCGATTTTATAATTGACCAGTCCGGTCCACATTCATGTGTGACGGTGTATGCCCGCCGCAGCGCGCCCCTGGGTGGCGCCGGGGTGCGGGGGCAGTCGCAAGCCCCTTCAGGAAGGTGTGGGACGCAATGGTGAAGCTGCCGATCTACATGGACAACCACGCCACCACGCCGATGGATCCGCGCGTGCTGGACGTGATGCTTCCCTATCTGCGCGAGGACTTCGGCAACGCGTCCAGCCGCAACCATGTGTTCGGCTGGAAGGCCGAGGCGGCGGTGAAGAAGGCCCGCCAGCAGGTGGCGGAGCTCATCGGCGCGACGGACCAGGAGATCGTCTTCACCTCCGGCGCCACCGAGTCCGACAACCTGGCCATCAAGGGGGTCATCGAGTACTACAAGTCGAAGGGTGACCACATCATCACCCTGAAGACCGAGCACAAGGCCATCCTGGACACCTGCAAGCGCCTGGAGCGCGTGCGTCAGGAGCGCCTGGACGAGCTCAAGCTGCTTCGCCTGTCGCAGCTCGCCGAGCGCGACGTGTCGCCCGAGGAAGTGGCGGAGCTGGCGGCGAAGCACGACGTGGAGAACGACGCGACGTACAAGAAGTGGGCGGACATGCCCACCGGCGGCGCGCGCGTGACGTACCTGGACGTGGAGCAGGACGGCCGCGTCAACCTGGAGAAGCTCGAGGAGGCGATGACGCCTCGCACCGTGCTGGTCTCCATCATGTTCGTGAACAACGAGATCGGCGTGGTGCAGCCGGTCGCGGAGATTGGCGCGCTGTGCCGCAAGAAGGGCATCCTCTTCCACTGCGACGCGGTGCAGGGCATCGGCAAGGTGCCCTTCGATGTCGAGGCCATGAAGGTGGACCTGGCCTCCATCACCTCGCACAAGATGTACGGCCCCAAGGGCATCGGCGCCCTGTACGTGCGTCGCAAGCCGCGCGTGCGCATCGCCCCCATCATCGACGGCGGCGGTCATGAGCGCGGCATGCGCTCGGGCACGCTCAACGTGTCGGCCATCGTCGGCTTCGGCCACGCGGCGCAGCTGGCGCGCGAGGAGCTGGCCGAGGAGTCCGCGCGAATCCTCCGGCTGCGCGAGAAGCTGCGCAAGGGCCTCACGGACGCGCTGGACATGACCATCATCAACGGCTCGCTGGAGCACCGCCTGCCGGGCAACCTCAACATCTCCTTCGCCCACGCCGAGGGCGAGTCCCTGATGATGGGCATCAAGGACGTGGCGGTGTCATCCGGCTCCGCGTGCACGTCCGCCTCGCTGGAGCCCTCGTATGTGCTGCGCGCCTTGGGCGTGGACGAGGAGCTGGCGCACAGCTCCATCCGCTTCGGCCTGGGGCGCTTCACCACGGAGGAAGAGGTCGACTACGTCGTCCAGCTCGTCGTGGACAAGGTGCGCAAGCTGCGAGACATGAGCCCGCTGTACGAGATGGCCAAGGAAGGCATCGACCTCAAGAGCATCGAGTGGACGGCGCATTAGCGCGCCTTCCCGGGCAGACAGGGGAGCGCATGGCTCCCCGGACGGTGGGCATTGCTCGCCGGAACCTTTGGTGAGAAGCATCGGTTGAAGGAGTTGGCATGGCTTACAGCGACAAGGTCATCGACCACTACGAGAACCCCCGCAACGTCGGGACGATGGACAAGGAAGACCCGAACGTCGGGACGGGTCTGGTCGGCGCGCCCGCGTGCGGCGACGTGATGCGCCTGCAGTTGAAGATCTCGGACGACGGCCTCATCGAGGACGCGCGGTTCAAGACCTTCGGCTGTGGCTCCGCCATCGCGTCCTCGTCGCTCGTCACCGAGTGGGTGAAGGGCAAGACGGTGGACCAGGCGATGACCATCTCCAACAAGGACGTGGCCCGCGAGCTGGCGCTGCCGCCGGTCAAGATCCACTGCTCGGTCCTCGCCGAGGACGCCATCAAGGCGGCCATCGAGGACTTCAAGAAGAAGCGCGCCGCGCGCAAGGCCCAGGCATCTTAAGTCCTGGGAGCACGGTGCTCTTCACATGACTCCAGGAGGTGAACCCATGAGCGAACAGGCGACCCAGCAGATGACGCCCGGCCCGGTGGCCACAGCGGCGCCCGTGGCCAAGGCCGCCCCCAAGGGCATCGTCGTGGCGGACAGCGCCGTGGCGCGGCTCAAGGAACTCCTGGAGCAGCGCCAGACGCCCGAGGCCGGCCTGCGGCTGGCCGTGAAGGGCGGCGGGTGCTCGGGCCTCCAGTACTCCATGGAGTGGTCCGAGAAGTCCCGCGAGCGCGACAAGATCTTCGAGCGGGACGGCGTGCGCGTCTTCGTGGACCCGAAGAGCTACCTGTACCTCATCGGCACGGAGCTGGTGTTCGAGCAGACGCTCATGGCCTCCGGCTTCAAGCTCAACAACCCCAACATCAAGGCCGCGTGCGGCTGCGGAGAGAGCTTCTCCGTCTGACGTGGGGACAGCCCTCGTCCCTCGCCTCGCGCGGGGGACCTTCAGTCACGCGGGGTCCGGCCAGCCGCCGGGCCCCTTTCGTTTATCCGCCCCCTGCCCCCATGGAGCACACCGAGTGAGGACCCACTTCGACGTCTTCGGGCTGCCGCGCGCCTATGACGTGGACGTGCCGGCGCTGGAGAAGCAGTACCGCGAGCTGTCGCTCCAGCTGCATCCGGACCGCGTGGCCCAGGCCGACGCGCGCGAGCGCCTCAAGGCCCTGGAGGGCACCACCGCCCTCAACGAGGCCTTCAAGGCGCTCAAGGACCCGGTGCGCCGCGCCTTCTACCTCTTGAAGCTCCACGGGGTGGACCTGGACCGCGAGGACGCGGGCGCGCAGAAGGACATGCCCCTGGAGTTCCTCGAGGAGGTCATGGAGCTGCGCGAGGCGCTCGACGCCGCGATGGAGAAGAAGGACCTGGCGCGGGTGCAGGCCATGGGCACCCAGGTGGAGGGGCGTCGCAAGGCGGCGCTCGACGAGGCGGCCGGTGCCCTGCGCGCCCTGGAGGGTGACGGTGACTCACAGGCTCCGGTGAGAAAGGCGTCGCATGCCCTGGGTCGGGTGCGCTACTTCACGCGCTTTCTCGAGCAGGTGGAAGCGTTCGAGGAGGAGAGTCTGTCGTGAGCAAGAACGGCTACCTGCAGATCCATGATCCGCTCAAGCCCAAGGGGCAGGCGGTGGGCATCGACCTGGGCACCACCCATTCGCTGGTGGCGGCGGTGACGCAGGGCAAGCCCCGCTGCGTCCCCGTGGACGATGGCGACTCGCTGCTCCTGCCCTCCGTGGTGCACTACGGCCAGGACGGCGGCGTGGTGGTGGGCGTCCGGGCGCGCGCGCTCGCGGCCTCGCACCCCACGGACACCATCGCGTCGGTGAAGCGCTTCATGGGCCGAGGCCCCGAGGACGCCGAGACGCGCAAGCTGGGCCACTACAAGTTCGTGCCCGGCGCCAAGGTGGTCCGCTTCGATGTCGCGGGCGGCAACCCGGTGACGCCGATTGAAGTCTCCGGCGAAATCCTGCGCGCCCTCAAGCGCCGCGCCGAGGCGCAGTTCTCCAGCAAGGTGGAGCAGGCCGTCATCACCGTGCCGGCGTACTTCGACGACGCCCAGCGCCAGGCCACCAAGGACGCGGGCAGGCTCGCGGGCCTGGAGGTGCTGCGCCTGCTCAACGAGCCCACCGCCGCCGCGCTCGCGTACGGCCTGGACAAGGGCAGCCAGGGCACCTTCGCCGTCTACGACCTGGGCGGCGGCACCTTCGACATCTCCATCCTCAAGCTGGTGGATGGCGTGTTCGAGGTGAAGTCCACCGGCGGCGATTCGGCTCTCGGCGGCGACGACTTCGACCGGGCGATCGCGACGAAGGTGTTCGAGGCGCTCGGAATCAACGCGCCCTCCCCCTCCCTGGTCGCCGAGGCGCTCGCGTCCTCGCGCAAGGCCAAGGAGGCCCTCACCGACGCGGGCGAGGCCACCGTCACGGTGGACGGACGCACGCACGCGGTGAAGCGCGCGGACTTCGACGCGTGGATCCAGCCGCTGGTGGCGAAGACGGGCATCGTCTGCCGCCGGGCGCTGAAGGACGCGGGTGTGGCGGCGGGTGAGCTGGACGGCGTCATCCTGGTGGGCGGCTCCACGCGCGTGCCGGCGGTGCGCCGCTTCGTGGCGGAGATGTTCGGCCGCGAGCCGTTGGGCGACATCGACCCGGACCAGGTGGTGGCGCTGGGCGCGGCGGTGCAGGCGGACCTGCTCACCAACGCGGACCGCCAGGACGAGGTGCTGCTGTTGGACGTGATTCCGCTGTCGCTCGGGCTCGAGACGATGGGCGGAATCACCGAGAAGCTCATCCAGCGCAACTCCACCATCCCCACCGCGGCGGCGCAGGTGTTCACCACGTTCAAGGACGCGCAGACGGGCCTGGACGTGCACGTGGTGCAGGGCGAGCGCGAGCTGGTGGAGGACAACCGCAGCCTCGCGCGCTTCACGCTCTCCGGAATCCCCCCGCTCGCCGCCGGCATGGCGCGCGTGGAGGTGCGCTTCCAGGTGGACGCCGACGGCATCCTCTCCGTCTCCGCGAAGGAGCAGAGCACGGGCGCCACCCAGTCCATCACCGTCAAGCCGAGCCACGGCCTCACCGAGGATGAAATCGAGCGCATGCTGCTCGACTCCATCGAGTACGCCGAGGACGACATCCAGGCCCGGCAGCTGCGCGAGCAGCGCGTGGACGCCGAGCGCGTGCTGGCCGAGGCGGACCGTCAGCTGGGCGAGCACGCCTCGCTGCTCCAGGACGGGGAGAAGGCCACCATCGACGCGGCCATCGCCCGCGTGCGCGAGCTGGCCCAGGGCAACGACTACCTGAAGCTCAAGGAGGCCGTGCACGCCCTGGACGAGACGTCCCGGCCCTTCATCGAGCGGGTGATGAACAAGGCCATCACCCAGGTGGTCGCCGGTCACTCGGTGGAGGAGTACTGACGTGCCCAAGGTCACCTTCAAGAGCCCGCTGGCCGAGGTCAGCGTGGACGTCCCCCCTGGGACCATCCTCCTGGACGCCGCCGAACAGTCGGGGGCCCAGGTGGGCCACAGCTGTGGCGGGGTCTGCGGCTGCTCCACCTGTCACATCTGGGTGCGCAAGGGCCTGGACTCGCTCAGCGAGCAATCGGACGCGGAGGCGGACCGGTTGGACATGGGGTTCGACGTGCGTCCGTACTCCCGGTTGAGCTGCCAGACGGAGGTCAGCCAGGAGGACGTGGTGGTCGAAATCACCGAGGAGTCCCTCACGGCCTTCATGGACGAGAACCCGGTCATCCGCCGGGCCCTGGAGGCCGAGGGGAAATGGCCGTTGAAGAAGTGAGGTTGTTACGTAGTTCTTGACGAGCCGGGGCAGGACACCTATATGTCCGCCCCATCGCAGCGGCGCCACGGCGCCGAGGCGGCGTAGCCACCTGCCCAGGTGGTGGAATTGGTAGACACACTAGATTCAGGGTCTAGCGCCTGCAAGGGCATGGAGGTTCGAGTCCTCTCCTGGGCACAAAGTTGATAAGGGGTCCCGGTTTCACACCGGGGCCCCTTTTCGCTTTTCAGGGGTCCGCGCTTCGCGCCCGGCTCACTGCGGCGCCGGCTCCACCGCTTCATGCGCCACGTGCTGCGCGGCCTCGCGCGCCAGGCTGCCGCCCTTCCTCAAGTCGCGGATGCGAATCTTCCGGATGTAGACGGAGACGGCGCCCACGCCGGCCTGGCTGAACACCGTGCCCAGGTGGGTGAGCGTGGCGAAGGCCGCCGCGTCCTCGGGGGTGGCGCCCAGACTGCGGGCCGCCCAGCTGGTGACGAAGTAGTAGATGCCCATGCCCGCCGGTACGCCTGGGAGCGCCTGCCCCAGGGAGATGGCGCCCAGCACCACCGCGCCCGCGAAGAGGCCTCCGGAGATGCCGATGCCGTGGAGCGCCATCCCGTAGGCCAGCGCCGACGCGAGCACCGGGCCCACCGAGAAGAAGAGCACCTTGCCCATGCCGATGAAGGAGCGCGCGGAGCCCAGCCCGTCGCTGACGTGGTGGAGGAAGCCCTCCAGCCGGGGGAAGCGGTGGCGCCGGTGCAGCGCGTTCGCCAGCGGGAGCGACCAGTGGGCCAGCAGCACCACGAGCGCGACGAGCCCCACGCACAGGGACACCGCCACCTCGAGTTGCCCCTGGAAGCGCGTGAGCGTGGAGCCGAAGGGCCCCAGCAGCGACAGCGTCACCAGCATCATCAGCGCGGCGAACTCCATCAGCTTGCCGACGGCGACGGTGCCCAGGCAGCGCAGGAAGGGGATGCGCTCGGTGCGCGACAGCAGGAACGAGCGGAGGATGTCGCCCAGCTTCCCCGGCAGCGCGTTGTGGACGAAGGCGCCGATGGCCACCAGGTGGTAGCGCTCGCGGAAGGGCACGCGCTTGCGCAGGGTGCTCTGCCACTGCACCGCGCGCAGCGGGATGATGGAGCCCTGCAGCAACACGAAGGGGAGCAGCCACACCAGGTGGCCGGGCAAATCCCTCAGGAAGTCGTCCAGCGGGAAGCGCGGCTGGAGCAGGGGGCCAGGGCCCTTCGGGTTCCAGTGGAAGAAGGCCGTGGAGAGCAGGACGACGGACAGCACCAGCCCCACCACGCCGAGCAGCACCTTGGGCAGGCTGAGGCCCCGCGCGGACGGACTGGGCCACGCGGACTTCGAGCGACGCGGCGGGGCGCTCATTGCACCCACCTCAAGCGAGGCGCCTGCCGCACGTAGACCTCCGCGAGCCGGTCATGAAGCTCCGCGCAGTGCCCCAGTCCGGACAAGTCCACCGGCGCGTCCGCGGGCCAGCACACCAGGCTGTTCGCCTCCGTGCGTGTCAGGCCTCCGTGCGAGCCGAACTCCCACGCGAAGCCCACCGTACCGCCCCGTCGCACCGCTTCGCCGAAGACGACCAGGTCTCCCGCTGTCTTCATCGCCGGCAGTCCTCGCAGGAAGTCCGCCACCGCGCGTCGGCTGAATTCGGGCGACAAGGGCGCGCGCTCCACCTCGTCCGGGCCGTACACGCCGCCGCGTATCACCGCGACCGCGGAGTGCCCCCGTCGCAGCGCGACGATGCCGATGTCCTCCGAGCGCGTGGCGCGGGCCAGCACCTGCGGATGTCGCGCGAGCAGCTCGCGGGCCTCCAGCGGCTCGCGCGCGCCGGAGAGATAGACATGCGCGAAGTTGCCGCACTCGACGATGACCGGCTCGAAGGACGCTCCCGCCACCGCATCCAGCGGAGGACGACCGTCGCGCAGCCCACGCACCACGCCCTCGGCCAGCGCGCCGGGCGGGCCCTCGAGGAGCAGCGACTCCAGCCGCCGCCCCTGGCGCTGCTCCAGCGGCAGGCTGTCCACATGGCCGTGGTCCGACAGGATGACGACGTCGTAACGGCGCTCCACCGATTGGGACATCGCGTAGAGGTCCTCGAGGTACGCGTCCACGCGGTGCAGCTCCGACAGCGCCAGCTCCGAGCGGGGACCCCGGCGATGCGCCACCTCGTCGTAGTTGCCGAACACCAGGTAGATGGCGGGCACGCCGCGCACCATGTCCACCAGCGCCTTGGTGTACGCGAAGCTCCAGCCCAGTCGCTGGAACAACACGCGGCTCATGAGGAAGGACTGCTCGTGCCGCCAGTCGTGCAGCGCGTGGGCCCAGTGGGCCACCTCGCGCGCCGAGCGCCACGTGTCCATGCCGAACGCGCCGAGGAAGTCCCAGAGGCCCCGCGTGCGCCCCGCCGACAGGCCCATCATCTCGTACGAGAACGCGCGCGACATCTGCTTGAAGCTCGCCAGCGTGCTCATGCTGAGCGCGTTCTCCGCACCCGCGCGGAACAGCGAGAAGTAGCCGTGGCCACCTCCGTCCAACAGGCTCTCGCGCCCTCGGCCCCGCAGGCGCTCGTCGATGAGGTGCGCATCCGTGGGCGTGTTCATCCGCACCTGTCGCCCCAGCTCCCTGTCGAACCAGGAATATGCGGGCAGGTTCGAATTCCTCAGGCCGTATAGGAGCCCCGCCTGGAAGTACGGCGTGGAGGTGGGTGCGCCCCAGAAGGCGTCATCCAAATGAAACATGCCGGAGCGGATGAGTCGTGAGACAAACGGGAGCTTGCCGGCGACAATCGCCTCGTCCAGCAGGGCCTTGGGTACGCCGTCGAGGTGGATGAGCAGCAGGTTTCTGCGCCGATGCGCCGCTGCGGGCGGAACTTTCGCTCCAATCCGCCGCGCGAGCCCATGGGCCCACATCCAGGACGCCGGAGTAATCACACCACTCACGTTGACGCCTCCCCTCCCTCACCCGCCAGAATGAGCACTCGGGGGGACGGCCGCCTTCAGTCGAAGGCAGCCCTCCTGGAAAGCAGGCGGGCAGGTAGCGCCGTCCTTCTGTCGGGATGGTTCCGACTCAGAGAGACGTCACCACGGTCCCCATGCTCCTTCCCGCTGTCCTCCTCGTCATGCTCGGCGCCGCTCCGGTGAAGTCGCCTCCCCGGCCAGCGCCCGGGCTGCCGCAAACGAAGGCGGACTCCGGCTCGGACATCATCGCCCTGCCGATGATGACGTTCAGCTCGGACCACGGCATCAGCTACGGCGCCGTCGGTGGCATCTACCTGTACGGCCCCGGCAAGACGCCGTACGCGCACGGCATCGGCGCGCAGGTGCTCTTCAGCAGCCGCGGCGTGCAGAGCCACTACGTGCGCTACGACGGCCCCCGGCTCATCGGCCCGCTGCGCCTGGAGGCCGGCCTGGAGTACCGGCGCGAGATGAAGAGCCCCTTCTTCGGCGCGGGCAACCTCTCGGCGCCCGACTTCCGGGGCGACCTGGACAGCGAGCGCTACACCTTCGACAAGGGCGCGCCGGGCGGCTGGTTCCGTCTGCGCGGGCGGCCCTTCGGCCCCACCCACCCGCTCCAGTCCTACGTGGGCTATGCGCTGCGCTACACGAGCGTGGACACGTACGACGAATCGATGCTCAACCAGCAGCGCCCGCTGGGCATCGAGGGCGGCATGACGGGGCAGCTGCTCGTGGGCGCGCTGTGGGACACGCGCGACGACGAGACGGACCCGCTGGAGGGCGGCGTGGAGGAGATCGCCCTGCGCGTCTCCGGCATGGCCACCGGCAGTCGCTACCAGTACGCGGGAATCACGTTGAGCGAGCGGCGCTACCTCAAGCTGTCGTCGCGGCTGACGCTGGCGCAGCGGCTGACGTTGGACATGCTCTTCGGCGAGGTGCCGTTCTTCGAGTGGAGCAACACCGGCGGCGTCAACGTGTCGGAGGGCATCGGCGGGATGAGCAGCGTGCGCGGCATCGAGCGCAACCGCTTCTCCGGCAACATCAAGGCCTTCAGCAACACGGAGCTGCGCTTCCACGCCGCCAACCTCCAGGTCTTCGGCAAGAGCATGAAGGTGGGCGCGGTGATGTTCCTGGACCTGGGCCGCGTGTGGCACCCCGGCGTGCCGGACGGCAAGTGGCACGAGTGGCACCCGGGCATCGGCGGGGGCCTGCGCCTCATGCGCCGCGCCGCCGTGGTCCGCATGGACTACGCGCGCTCCACCGAGACGGGACGCCAGCGCGTCTACATCACCTTCGGCCACATGTTCTGAAGCGGCCCGACGGCTGCGCCACGCGAAATCAACACCGCCTGTCTTGCGTGTGCCGTCCCTGTTTCCCGATGATTCGCGGCCGTTGTCGGGGAACCAGGGGGAACTACACATGCATCGCGCCGCAACGCCGCGTCCGGTCGTCTGGCTGAGTTTGTGCGTCGGGGTTTGTCTCGTGGCGGGTTGTGAGCCGCGGGAGACTTCCGCTCCAGAGTCCTCGGCCCACGAAGCCGCCCTCGTGCGCACGAAGCCGAAGGCACGTCTCGCCGCGGGAAGCAGTCACTCGCTGGCCATCCGCCCGGACGGCACCGTCTGGGCCGCCGGGGCCAACAACCAAGGGCAGCTCGGCCACAGCCTGCCGCGCTACACCTCCACGCCGCTGCAGGTGCCAAGACTGACGGGCGTCACCGCCGTCGCCGCGGGCTCGTACTTCTCGCTCGCGCTCAAGTCCGGCGGCAGCGTGTGGGCCTGGGGTGACAACCGCGAAGGACAGCTCGGCGATGGCACCACCACGGACAGCGCGGCGCCGCTCCAGGTGCCCGGCCTGTCGGGCGTGGTGTCGCTGGCGGGGGGCTTCTGCCACACCGTCGTCGCCAAGGGCGACGGCACCGTCTGGACGTGGGGCTGCAACACGTGGGGGCAGCTCGGTGACGGAACCACCACGCCGCGCACGGCGCCCGCGCAAGTCCCGGGCTTGAGCGGCATCGTGGCCGTCGTCACGGGGCAGGAGCTGTCCCTGGCGATGCGCTTCGACGGTACGCTGTGGGCGTGGGGCACCAACGCCTCGGGCATCCTCGGCGACGAGACGGTCGACTCCAGCCCGACGCCCGTCCAGGTACAGGGGCTCACCGGGGTCACCGCCGTGAGCGCCGGCACCTTCCACGTGGCCGCGGTGAAGTCCGACGGCACCGTGTGGGAATGGACCAGCAAGTACTTCCCCATGACGCAGGTCGCGGGCATGAGCGGCGCCACCGACGTGGCCGCGGGCGGCTATGCCACGCTGGCGCTGCGCTCCAACGGCACCGTCTGGGCCTGGGGCGACAACAGCGCGGGCCAGCTGGGCACCGGCGACAAGGTGCTGAGCAACGCGCCCGTGCAGGTGGTGGGGCTCACGGGCGTGACGGCGATTGCGTCGGGCGAGGAGCACTCGCTGGCCATCCGCTCCAACGGCACGCTCTGGGCCTGGGGACACAACCGCCACGGACAGCGCGGAGACGGCGCGGCCACGCGTCAGTGGACACCCGTGCGGACGCAGGGGCTGAGCGGCGTGGTGTCCGTCGCCACGGGGGCGATGCACTCGCTGGCGGTGCGCGACGACGGCACCGTCTGGGCCTGGGGCGACAACCGACAGGGTCAGCTCGGTGACGGCACCCGGACGCAGCGCCGCGTTCCGGTCCAACTGCCGGGCCTCAGCGACTTCCGGTCCGTCGAGGCCATCGGAGACTCCTCGATGGGCGTGCGCTGGGATGGCACCGTCTGGATGTGGGGCAACGGCACCCTCACGCCCGTGCGGCGGCAGGGTCTGGCGAACATCGTGGCCCTCTCCCCGGGCGGCGGCCACACCCTCGCGCTGGACGCAGATGGCTTCGTCTGGAGCTGGGGCAGCAACTGGGCGGGGCAGCTCGGCAACGGCACCACGAATGATTCGTACACGCCCACCCGGCTCACCACGCTCGAGGGCGTCGTCGACCTCTCCGCCGGCGCCAGCCACTCGCTCGCGGTGCTCAACGACGGCACGGTGTGGAGCTGGGGCGAGAACTCCTCCGGACAGCTCTGCATCGGAACGTCGAGCAACCGCACGAGCCCGACGCAGGTGAGCGGGCTCGTTGACATCACCTCCGTGGCGGCGGGCTCGAACTACTCGCTGATGGCGAGCCTGACGGGGACCGGCTGGGCCTGCGGTTATGGCGCCTCCGCCTCGCTGATGAGCAACGACTGGCGCTCCACCCGGACGCCTCGAGTCATGGCCGTCGAGGGCGTGCTCGACGTCGTCGCGGGCACCTCCGAGTCCATGGCGCGGACAGCCTTCGGCACCCTGTGGATGGGCGGCTCGAACGAGTGGGGTGAGCGCGGCGCCGGCCATGAGAACATGCCCCTGCTTCCCAACCAGGTCGTCGGACTCACCGGCGGCGTGCAGGCCATGGACACGGGTGTCCACCATTCGCTGGCCGTGGACAGCGAGGGTGTCCTCTGGGCCTGGGGCAACAACTGCGACGGCCAGCTGGGTGACGGCACCGCGTTCGACGCGCTCGTGCCCGTCCCCTCGCTGTTGTACTGAATCCACGAGAGTCACGACGCGCGCGTGCTCCCCGCAGAACACGCGCGCGCCATGACGCCGCGCGCTGTCTTCAACGCTGCGAGTCAAGCGTCACGTGAGGCATGACAGAACCATGACAAAGGCATGGAGTCGTCATGGACCTTCCGACACCACCCCCGCTGTAGGTTGGCTGCATTCGCTGACCTGCAACGGGGCTTCTTCCATGCGTGTCATCTCCCCTGGCCTCCTCGTGGCGGCCGTGTCGGAACTCTCCTTGTCGCGGAGCGCGAAGCTGGTCCGGCTCAAGGACGTCATCGCCTGGTGTGAGTGGAACGGCGTCGACTACGAGGGGACGGGCGGCAAGCAACAAGCGCTGTGGGACGCGGACCGTGCCGAGGCCCAGGGCCAGCACCGGCTGCTCAAGTTCAAGAGCGGCGAGTGCAAGCAGTCGCGCGCGGGCTGGGCGCTCATCGCCCACGGCGAGAAGGCGCGCGAGGCCGCCTCCCAGCTGGGCTGGCGGGAGCAGCTGTTCGACGGCGAGAAGTGGGACTGGCTCGGCGGCAGC
Encoded proteins:
- the omp85 gene encoding Omp85 family outer membrane protein, with the protein product MLLPAVLLVMLGAAPVKSPPRPAPGLPQTKADSGSDIIALPMMTFSSDHGISYGAVGGIYLYGPGKTPYAHGIGAQVLFSSRGVQSHYVRYDGPRLIGPLRLEAGLEYRREMKSPFFGAGNLSAPDFRGDLDSERYTFDKGAPGGWFRLRGRPFGPTHPLQSYVGYALRYTSVDTYDESMLNQQRPLGIEGGMTGQLLVGALWDTRDDETDPLEGGVEEIALRVSGMATGSRYQYAGITLSERRYLKLSSRLTLAQRLTLDMLFGEVPFFEWSNTGGVNVSEGIGGMSSVRGIERNRFSGNIKAFSNTELRFHAANLQVFGKSMKVGAVMFLDLGRVWHPGVPDGKWHEWHPGIGGGLRLMRRAAVVRMDYARSTETGRQRVYITFGHMF
- a CDS encoding RCC1 domain-containing protein: MRTKPKARLAAGSSHSLAIRPDGTVWAAGANNQGQLGHSLPRYTSTPLQVPRLTGVTAVAAGSYFSLALKSGGSVWAWGDNREGQLGDGTTTDSAAPLQVPGLSGVVSLAGGFCHTVVAKGDGTVWTWGCNTWGQLGDGTTTPRTAPAQVPGLSGIVAVVTGQELSLAMRFDGTLWAWGTNASGILGDETVDSSPTPVQVQGLTGVTAVSAGTFHVAAVKSDGTVWEWTSKYFPMTQVAGMSGATDVAAGGYATLALRSNGTVWAWGDNSAGQLGTGDKVLSNAPVQVVGLTGVTAIASGEEHSLAIRSNGTLWAWGHNRHGQRGDGAATRQWTPVRTQGLSGVVSVATGAMHSLAVRDDGTVWAWGDNRQGQLGDGTRTQRRVPVQLPGLSDFRSVEAIGDSSMGVRWDGTVWMWGNGTLTPVRRQGLANIVALSPGGGHTLALDADGFVWSWGSNWAGQLGNGTTNDSYTPTRLTTLEGVVDLSAGASHSLAVLNDGTVWSWGENSSGQLCIGTSSNRTSPTQVSGLVDITSVAAGSNYSLMASLTGTGWACGYGASASLMSNDWRSTRTPRVMAVEGVLDVVAGTSESMARTAFGTLWMGGSNEWGERGAGHENMPLLPNQVVGLTGGVQAMDTGVHHSLAVDSEGVLWAWGNNCDGQLGDGTAFDALVPVPSLLY
- a CDS encoding alkaline phosphatase family protein; translated protein: MWAHGLARRIGAKVPPAAAHRRRNLLLIHLDGVPKALLDEAIVAGKLPFVSRLIRSGMFHLDDAFWGAPTSTPYFQAGLLYGLRNSNLPAYSWFDRELGRQVRMNTPTDAHLIDERLRGRGRESLLDGGGHGYFSLFRAGAENALSMSTLASFKQMSRAFSYEMMGLSAGRTRGLWDFLGAFGMDTWRSAREVAHWAHALHDWRHEQSFLMSRVLFQRLGWSFAYTKALVDMVRGVPAIYLVFGNYDEVAHRRGPRSELALSELHRVDAYLEDLYAMSQSVERRYDVVILSDHGHVDSLPLEQRQGRRLESLLLEGPPGALAEGVVRGLRDGRPPLDAVAGASFEPVIVECGNFAHVYLSGAREPLEARELLARHPQVLARATRSEDIGIVALRRGHSAVAVIRGGVYGPDEVERAPLSPEFSRRAVADFLRGLPAMKTAGDLVVFGEAVRRGGTVGFAWEFGSHGGLTRTEANSLVCWPADAPVDLSGLGHCAELHDRLAEVYVRQAPRLRWVQ